The following are encoded together in the Ovis canadensis isolate MfBH-ARS-UI-01 breed Bighorn chromosome 2, ARS-UI_OviCan_v2, whole genome shotgun sequence genome:
- the LOC138434566 gene encoding liprin-alpha-1-like, with the protein MDVLREEWRPRPLGPSASLLVIAVSWACGDSPRASCTSWHELLEEAGRQGLPSHSGPGQLLWSGWSSGSGSRPGRWLLAKPRSGEGRRHHVHPVALLDTEIQREIGISNPLHRLKLRLAIQKSMSLTGRSAQSRRGEATSLNQNKLLGRCQMTGALGKDRSHQ; encoded by the exons ATGGACGTGCTCCGTGAGGAGTGGAGGCCGAGGCCGCTGGGACCATCCGCGTCCCTGTTGGTCATCGCAGTGTCCTGGGCTTGCGGGGACTCCCCTCGGGCATCATGTACCTCCTG GCATGAGTTGCTGGAGGAAGCCGGGAGACAAGGCTTGCCTTCGCACAGTGGGCCGGGCCAACTGTTGTGGTCTGGCTGGAG CTCTGGGTCGGGATCCCGGCCTGGTAGGTGGCTGCTTGCCAAGCCAAGAAGCGGCGAAGGGCGGCGCCATCATGTCCACCCTGTCGCCCTGTTAGACACGGAGATCCAGCGTGAGATCGGCATCAGCAACCCGCTGCACCGGCTGAAGCTGCGGCTGGCGATCCAGAAGAGCATGTCCCTGACTGGCCGCTCCGCCCAGTCCAGAAGG GGTGAAGCCACCTCTCTGAATCAGAACAAGCTATTGGGAAGGTGTCAGATGACTGGAGCTCTTGGGAAAGATAGATCTCACCAATAG